One genomic window of Cololabis saira isolate AMF1-May2022 chromosome 3, fColSai1.1, whole genome shotgun sequence includes the following:
- the LOC133440575 gene encoding NLR family CARD domain-containing protein 3-like isoform X1: MGLGQSREEVVLPSRTSPRGNPEREEERRPGPGPGPGPGPGLGPGPGPGPGPGPGPGPGPGPGPGPEPGPGPGPGPGPSCVSLKSDRSKDFIWEFKDTQRSPSVRRRPGPGSGSGSGPSCVSLKSDRSKDFIWDFKDTQRFSSVRWLQISESPSGPSVQQHQTQLDSVFQLLEDDIIMFVKDELKKILKVLSPDYPESLESLEEDEDEDEEQKSIREALVKITVKLLRRRKQEELADLVQSKTVAAVCQSKLKVRLQKKHQHVFEGIIKAGKTILLEQIYTELYITEGGTGEVNDEHEVRQIEAASRKPDGAETAIRQEDIFKPPPGRGGPIRTVMTKGVAGIGKTVLTQKFSLDWAEGRTNQDIQFLLPFTFRQLNVLREEKFSLVELIHRFFSETRGICSFEEFQVVFIFDGLDECRPPLDFHNNEVLTDVTESTSVDVLLTNLIRGNLLPSARLWITTRPAAANQIPPECVSMVTEVRGFTDPQKEEYFRKRFRGEEQTSRIVSHIKTSRSLHIMCHIPVFCWITATVLENVLENVLETRERRKLPNTLTEMYIHFLVVQVKLKKVKYDGGTGTDSHWSPENRKMVESLGKLAFEQLQKGNLIFYESDLRECGIDVREASVYSGVFTQIFREESDLYEDQVFCFIHLSVQEFLAALHVHQTFNSSGVNLLEDQRTTHRSSTDFYRTAVDKALQSPNGHLDLFLRFLLGLSLETNQNLLQGLLEPKQRSSQNNQETVEYINKKISEDLSAERSINLFHCLNELNDGSLVKEVQWFLRSGRLSTDKLSPAQWSALVFILLSSGEDLEVFDLKKFSASEEALRRLLPVVKASKKVLLSGCNLSEDICPLLSSVLSSQSSSLTELDLSNNDLQDSGLEHLCPGLESPHCHLESLRLSGCLISEEGSSSLVSALTSNPSHLRELDLSYNHPGESAGKLLSRLEDPRWRLDTLRVEPAGQRWLTPGLRKYSCQLTVDINTVNNKIKLSDDNRKMTYWGYQSYPDHPDRFDYWEQLLCREVLTGRCYWEVQWSGHVHVSVSYRRISRKGDSGDCWFGGNDHSWSLDCSPGHQYHVCHNNIGTLITSSSPRPGSNRVAVYVDVPAGTLSFYEVSVSDRLIHLHTVNTTFTEPLCAGFGFWSWSGFRFTSSPGSSVSLCPV; this comes from the exons ATGGGTCTGGgtcagagcagagaggaggtAGTCCTTCCCTCCAGAACCTCCCCAAGGGGAAACCCtgagagagaagaagagag gagacctggacctggacctggacctggacctggacctggacttggacctggacctggacctggaccaggacctggacctggacctggacctggacctggacctggtcctggtcctgaacctggacctggacctggacctggacctggtcccagctgtgtgtccttgaagagtgacAGATCCAAGGATTTCATTTGGGAGTTTAAAGATACCCAACGTTCTCCCTCAGTGAG gagacgacctggacctggatctggatctggatctggtcccagctgtgtgtccttgaagagtgacAGATCCAAGGATTTCATTTGGGATTTTAAAGATACCCAACGATTTTCCTCAGTGAG ATGGTTGCAgatctcagagtcccccagtggtccgtctgtccagcagcatcagacccagctggactccgtctttcag ctgctggaggacgacaTCATCATGTTTGTAAaggacgagctgaagaagatcctgaaggttctgagtccagattacccagaatccttagagagtctggaggaggatgaagatgaagatgaagagcagAAGAGCATCAGAGAGGCACttgtgaagatcacagtgaagttgttgaggaggaggaagcaggaggagctggccgACCTCGTGCAGAGCA AGACCGTCGCTGCTGTTTGTCAATCCAAACTCAAAGTTCGGCTGCAGAAGAAGCACCAGCATGTGTTTGAGGGGATCATTAAAGCAGGAAAGACAATCCTTCTAgagcagatctacacggagctctacatcacagagggagggaccggagaggtcaacgatgaacatgaagtcagacagattgaagcagcttccaggaaaccagacggagcagaaacagccatcagacaggaagacatctttaaacccccacctggaagaggaggaccaatcagaacggtgatgacgaagggagtggccggcatcgggaaaacagtcctaacccagaagttcagtctggactgggctgaaggcagaaccaaccaggacatccagttcctgcttccattcaccttcagacagctgaatgtgctgagagaggagaagttcagcttggtggaactaaTTCATCGATTCTTCTCCGAAACCAGaggaatctgcagctttgaagagttccaggtcgtgttcatctttgacggtttGGATGAGTGTCGAcctcctctggacttccacaacaatgaggtcctgactgatgttacagagtccacctcagtggacgtgctgctgacaaacctcatcagggggaacctgcttccttctgctcgtctctggatcaccacacgacccgcagcagccaatcagatccctcctgagtgtgtctccatggtgacggaggtcagagggttcactgacccacagaaggaggaatacttcaggaagaggttcagaggagaggagcagaccagcaggatcgtctcccacatcaagacatcacggagcctccacatcatgtgccatatcccagtcttctgctggatcactgctacggtcctggagaacgtcctggagaacgtcctggagacCAGAGAGAGAAGGAAGCTGCCCAacaccctgactgagatgtacatccacttcctggtggtccaggtcaaactgaagaaggtcaagtatgatggAGGAACTGGGACGGAttcacactggagtccagagaacaggaagatggtggagtctctgggaaaactggcttttgagcagctgcagaaaggaaacctgatcttctatgaatcagacctgagagagtgtggtatcgatgtcagagaggcctcagtgtactcaggagtgttcacccagatctttagagaggagagcgaCCTGTAcgaggaccaggtcttctgcttcatccatctgagtgttcaggagtttctggctgctcttcatgtccatcagaccttcaACAGCTCTGGggtcaacctgctggaggatcAACGAACAACTCACCGTTCTTCAACTGATTTCTATCGGAcagctgtggacaaggccttacagagtcctaacggacacctggacttgttcctccgtttcctcctgggtctttcactggagaccaatcagaacctcctacaaggtctgttggaaccaaaacaaagaagttcacagaacaatcaggaaacagttgAATACATCAATAAGAAAATCAgtgaggatctgtctgcagagagaagcatcaacctgttccactgtctgaatgaactgaacgatggTTCTCTGGTGAAGGAGGTCCAATGGTTCCTGAGGTCTggacgtctctccacagataaactgtctcctgctcagtggtcggctctggtcttcatcttactgtcatcaggagaagatctggaggtgtttgacctgaagaagttctcagcttcagaggaggctctacggaggctgctgccggtggtcaaagcctccaagaaagttct actgagtggctgtaacctctcagaggacatctgtccacttctgtcctcagttctcagctctcagtcctccagtctgacagaactggacctgagcaacaacgacctgcaggattctggactggagcacctttgtcctggactggagagtccacactgtcacctggagtctctcag gctgtcaggctgtctgatctcagaggaaggaagttcttctctggtctcagctctgacctccaacccctcccacctgagagagctggacctgagctacaaccatccaggagagtcagcagggaagcttctgtctagactggaggatccccgctggagactggacactctcag ggtggagcctgctggacaacgatggctgacaccaggtctgaggaagt attcctgtcaactcaccgtcgacataaacacagtcaacaacaagatcaaactgtctgatgacaacaggaagatgacgtATTGGGGGtatcagtcatatcctgatcatccagacaggtttgattactGGGAGCAGCttctgtgtagagaagttctgacgggtcgctgttactgggaggtccagtggagcggaCATGTTcatgtatcagtgagttacagaagaatcagcaggaaaggagactctggtgactgttggtttggaggaaacgatcattcctggagtctggactgttcTCCTGGTCATCAGTACCATGTCTGTCACAATAACATAGGAACACTcatcacctcctcatctccacgtCCAGGCTCTAACAGAGTAGcagtgtacgtggacgttcctgctggaactctgtccttctatgaagtctctgtctctgacagactgatccacctccacaccgtcAACACCAccttcactgaacctctctgtgctggatttggattctggtcctggtctgggtttAGGTTTACGTCCAGTcctggttcctcagtgtctctgtgtccagtttag
- the LOC133440575 gene encoding NLR family CARD domain-containing protein 3-like isoform X2, which produces MGLGQSREEVVLPSRTSPRGNPEREEERRPGPGPGPGPGPGLGPGPGPGPGPGPGPGPGPGPGPGPEPGPGPGPGPGPSCVSLKSDRSKDFIWEFKDTQRSPSVRRRPGPGSGSGSGPSCVSLKSDRSKDFIWDFKDTQRFSSVRWLQISESPSGPSVQQHQTQLDSVFQLLEDDIIMFVKDELKKILKVLSPDYPESLESLEEDEDEDEEQKSIREALVKITVKLLRRRKQEELADLVQSKTVAAVCQSKLKVRLQKKHQHVFEGIIKAGKTILLEQIYTELYITEGGTGEVNDEHEVRQIEAASRKPDGAETAIRQEDIFKPPPGRGGPIRTVMTKGVAGIGKTVLTQKFSLDWAEGRTNQDIQFLLPFTFRQLNVLREEKFSLVELIHRFFSETRGICSFEEFQVVFIFDGLDECRPPLDFHNNEVLTDVTESTSVDVLLTNLIRGNLLPSARLWITTRPAAANQIPPECVSMVTEVRGFTDPQKEEYFRKRFRGEEQTSRIVSHIKTSRSLHIMCHIPVFCWITATVLENVLENVLETRERRKLPNTLTEMYIHFLVVQVKLKKVKYDGGTGTDSHWSPENRKMVESLGKLAFEQLQKGNLIFYESDLRECGIDVREASVYSGVFTQIFREESDLYEDQVFCFIHLSVQEFLAALHVHQTFNSSGVNLLEDQRTTHRSSTDFYRTAVDKALQSPNGHLDLFLRFLLGLSLETNQNLLQGLLEPKQRSSQNNQETVEYINKKISEDLSAERSINLFHCLNELNDGSLVKEVQWFLRSGRLSTDKLSPAQWSALVFILLSSGEDLEVFDLKKFSASEEALRRLLPVVKASKKVLLSGCNLSEDICPLLSSVLSSQSSSLTELDLSNNDLQDSGLEHLCPGLESPHCHLESLRLSGCLISEEGSSSLVSALTSNPSHLRELDLSYNHPGESAGKLLSRLEDPRWRLDTLR; this is translated from the exons ATGGGTCTGGgtcagagcagagaggaggtAGTCCTTCCCTCCAGAACCTCCCCAAGGGGAAACCCtgagagagaagaagagag gagacctggacctggacctggacctggacctggacctggacttggacctggacctggacctggaccaggacctggacctggacctggacctggacctggacctggtcctggtcctgaacctggacctggacctggacctggacctggtcccagctgtgtgtccttgaagagtgacAGATCCAAGGATTTCATTTGGGAGTTTAAAGATACCCAACGTTCTCCCTCAGTGAG gagacgacctggacctggatctggatctggatctggtcccagctgtgtgtccttgaagagtgacAGATCCAAGGATTTCATTTGGGATTTTAAAGATACCCAACGATTTTCCTCAGTGAG ATGGTTGCAgatctcagagtcccccagtggtccgtctgtccagcagcatcagacccagctggactccgtctttcag ctgctggaggacgacaTCATCATGTTTGTAAaggacgagctgaagaagatcctgaaggttctgagtccagattacccagaatccttagagagtctggaggaggatgaagatgaagatgaagagcagAAGAGCATCAGAGAGGCACttgtgaagatcacagtgaagttgttgaggaggaggaagcaggaggagctggccgACCTCGTGCAGAGCA AGACCGTCGCTGCTGTTTGTCAATCCAAACTCAAAGTTCGGCTGCAGAAGAAGCACCAGCATGTGTTTGAGGGGATCATTAAAGCAGGAAAGACAATCCTTCTAgagcagatctacacggagctctacatcacagagggagggaccggagaggtcaacgatgaacatgaagtcagacagattgaagcagcttccaggaaaccagacggagcagaaacagccatcagacaggaagacatctttaaacccccacctggaagaggaggaccaatcagaacggtgatgacgaagggagtggccggcatcgggaaaacagtcctaacccagaagttcagtctggactgggctgaaggcagaaccaaccaggacatccagttcctgcttccattcaccttcagacagctgaatgtgctgagagaggagaagttcagcttggtggaactaaTTCATCGATTCTTCTCCGAAACCAGaggaatctgcagctttgaagagttccaggtcgtgttcatctttgacggtttGGATGAGTGTCGAcctcctctggacttccacaacaatgaggtcctgactgatgttacagagtccacctcagtggacgtgctgctgacaaacctcatcagggggaacctgcttccttctgctcgtctctggatcaccacacgacccgcagcagccaatcagatccctcctgagtgtgtctccatggtgacggaggtcagagggttcactgacccacagaaggaggaatacttcaggaagaggttcagaggagaggagcagaccagcaggatcgtctcccacatcaagacatcacggagcctccacatcatgtgccatatcccagtcttctgctggatcactgctacggtcctggagaacgtcctggagaacgtcctggagacCAGAGAGAGAAGGAAGCTGCCCAacaccctgactgagatgtacatccacttcctggtggtccaggtcaaactgaagaaggtcaagtatgatggAGGAACTGGGACGGAttcacactggagtccagagaacaggaagatggtggagtctctgggaaaactggcttttgagcagctgcagaaaggaaacctgatcttctatgaatcagacctgagagagtgtggtatcgatgtcagagaggcctcagtgtactcaggagtgttcacccagatctttagagaggagagcgaCCTGTAcgaggaccaggtcttctgcttcatccatctgagtgttcaggagtttctggctgctcttcatgtccatcagaccttcaACAGCTCTGGggtcaacctgctggaggatcAACGAACAACTCACCGTTCTTCAACTGATTTCTATCGGAcagctgtggacaaggccttacagagtcctaacggacacctggacttgttcctccgtttcctcctgggtctttcactggagaccaatcagaacctcctacaaggtctgttggaaccaaaacaaagaagttcacagaacaatcaggaaacagttgAATACATCAATAAGAAAATCAgtgaggatctgtctgcagagagaagcatcaacctgttccactgtctgaatgaactgaacgatggTTCTCTGGTGAAGGAGGTCCAATGGTTCCTGAGGTCTggacgtctctccacagataaactgtctcctgctcagtggtcggctctggtcttcatcttactgtcatcaggagaagatctggaggtgtttgacctgaagaagttctcagcttcagaggaggctctacggaggctgctgccggtggtcaaagcctccaagaaagttct actgagtggctgtaacctctcagaggacatctgtccacttctgtcctcagttctcagctctcagtcctccagtctgacagaactggacctgagcaacaacgacctgcaggattctggactggagcacctttgtcctggactggagagtccacactgtcacctggagtctctcag gctgtcaggctgtctgatctcagaggaaggaagttcttctctggtctcagctctgacctccaacccctcccacctgagagagctggacctgagctacaaccatccaggagagtcagcagggaagcttctgtctagactggaggatccccgctggagactggacactctcaggtag